The following are encoded together in the Spiroplasma apis B31 genome:
- a CDS encoding PTS transporter subunit EIIC: MDRYVKYPKVSYVYGTINKLEKNIKKNKVELRETNDLILDKKHDLRSIKSRFTKIKKDKLKEIQDEFNVQLLNAKYQKQNIKKMFLDYEIKKAKLIKEYQEKIINRSNTLTNEINSITSANKSLKDKNKEMKLKLKASKRLLKECWNETKGEREVNEKQLLESLRESKKSSKENILKFKLEFKEQYKNLIDEFKANNPELKLSWWKIRKFASKRVSNFKSEAEESLYDLTVKINTLKIVLRNKTLFQKSKINNIKLELRYNKGKTGAITFKTFVDKTTLFSGKISNWKILVALRNGFFSLMPLVIIGALFILINNILLSASNGGLFSLFSLSIDQLQVLKNLQDIGNNIWNGTYAFFAFMLAGSIAYHLAPFYKVNQWSSAVVGMGSFLAMNPLFVKDLSSFGTTGMFTSIVVSILSTIIFGKISKNKKLKIKMPKSVPEGVSKSFNVLIPYAFTMMTFGFTAFVITQVGIFVGPVYVIQGKPPISFSTINELIVILIQKPLVHAVSGLGGMIVIVLLWQVLWFLGIHAGGVLSPIIEPIQLAGISENQNAVASGGIPSYVFTNPFMNNFIHIGGTGGTFGLILAIFIFSKRVDYRFMAKVTLVPSIFCVNEPLLFGLPVVLNPVLFIPFILAPLLAGLIAYISTVTGIMNYSSVIVPWTTPPVLGGLLATKDLWGAVVAFVNIGVLFGVYSPFVILANLVEKKSVLNKFGSLESQKVVIPDRKNIEYS; encoded by the coding sequence ATGGATCGATATGTCAAATATCCCAAAGTTAGCTATGTTTATGGAACGATAAACAAACTTGAAAAGAATATTAAAAAAAACAAAGTCGAACTTAGAGAGACTAACGACCTCATTTTAGATAAAAAACATGACTTAAGAAGTATCAAAAGCAGATTCACAAAAATAAAAAAAGATAAACTGAAAGAGATACAAGATGAGTTTAATGTTCAATTATTAAATGCAAAATATCAAAAACAAAATATCAAAAAAATGTTTTTAGATTACGAGATAAAAAAAGCCAAATTAATCAAAGAGTACCAAGAGAAAATTATAAATCGTTCAAACACATTAACAAATGAAATAAACTCTATTACATCCGCAAATAAGTCTTTAAAAGATAAAAATAAAGAGATGAAATTGAAACTCAAAGCGAGTAAACGTTTATTGAAAGAATGCTGAAACGAAACCAAAGGTGAACGAGAGGTTAACGAAAAACAATTGTTAGAATCTCTTCGTGAAAGCAAGAAAAGCTCAAAAGAGAATATTTTAAAGTTCAAACTTGAGTTTAAAGAACAGTATAAAAACTTAATAGATGAGTTCAAAGCAAATAATCCGGAATTAAAATTAAGTTGATGAAAGATCCGTAAGTTCGCTTCAAAAAGAGTCTCAAATTTTAAAAGTGAGGCCGAAGAAAGTCTATATGACCTAACCGTAAAAATTAATACTCTTAAAATAGTTCTTCGAAATAAAACTTTATTCCAAAAATCGAAAATTAACAATATCAAATTAGAATTGAGATACAACAAAGGAAAAACTGGGGCTATTACATTTAAAACTTTTGTTGATAAGACTACATTATTTTCTGGAAAAATCTCAAATTGAAAGATACTTGTAGCACTTAGAAATGGTTTTTTTTCTTTAATGCCCTTAGTTATAATAGGTGCTTTATTTATATTGATTAATAACATTTTGCTAAGCGCATCTAATGGTGGTTTATTTAGTCTATTTTCATTATCGATAGACCAACTTCAAGTTTTGAAAAATTTACAAGATATTGGTAACAATATTTGAAATGGTACCTATGCATTCTTTGCGTTTATGTTAGCAGGTTCAATTGCCTATCATCTTGCACCATTTTATAAGGTTAATCAATGATCTAGTGCTGTTGTTGGTATGGGATCATTTCTAGCAATGAATCCATTATTTGTTAAAGATTTATCTAGTTTCGGTACTACTGGTATGTTCACTTCTATCGTGGTTTCTATTTTATCAACTATCATTTTTGGAAAGATATCAAAGAATAAGAAACTAAAAATAAAAATGCCAAAATCTGTTCCTGAGGGTGTTTCTAAGTCATTTAACGTATTGATTCCGTATGCTTTTACAATGATGACATTTGGTTTTACAGCATTTGTAATTACTCAAGTGGGTATCTTTGTTGGACCTGTTTATGTAATTCAAGGCAAACCCCCAATATCATTTTCGACAATAAATGAATTGATTGTAATTTTGATACAAAAACCATTAGTTCATGCAGTATCTGGTCTTGGAGGCATGATAGTTATCGTTCTTTTATGACAAGTGTTATGATTCTTAGGGATACATGCTGGTGGAGTTTTATCACCAATAATTGAGCCAATCCAATTAGCAGGTATAAGTGAAAATCAGAATGCTGTTGCCTCTGGAGGTATTCCTTCTTATGTTTTTACAAACCCATTCATGAATAATTTTATTCATATTGGTGGAACTGGTGGAACTTTCGGTCTTATATTAGCAATTTTTATTTTTTCAAAAAGAGTGGATTATCGTTTTATGGCTAAAGTAACGCTTGTGCCATCAATATTTTGTGTGAACGAACCTCTGTTATTTGGTTTACCAGTTGTTTTAAATCCTGTTTTATTTATACCATTCATTTTGGCGCCATTATTAGCTGGTTTAATTGCATATATATCTACTGTGACAGGTATTATGAATTATTCTTCGGTAATTGTTCCGTGAACGACACCACCAGTTTTAGGTGGCTTGTTAGCAACCAAAGACTTATGAGGTGCTGTTGTAGCTTTTGTTAATATAGGAGTATTGTTTGGAGTATACTCTCCATTTGTTATCTTAGCTAACCTTGTTGAAAAAAAATCAGTTTTAAATAAATTTGGTTCACTTGAATCTCAAAAAGTAGTAATACCAGATAGAAAAAATATTGAATATTCATAA
- a CDS encoding IS3 family transposase, protein MAKLGQKFLKYSNEYRDKIIKNSFEIGIENTAKNFGVSTNTIKTWRRKLKLEGSANSKKRGRRIQIIDWKNIAELTKYTLENYGNFTRYSNAKKALIAMTLIEKGTTQSLALEVLGLKRTTFLYQIKKSKREKLDQVAFKEIKKIFEKHRSQFGYRRIETELKKMGIRFNHKRIQRLMKKYNLRAKWVRNAFNKRVRKVGKLSPYPDLIKRRFKQIDKPLTVLYTDVTYLVHGKSKAYQSTIIDAATKEIIDYKISFANNNKLVMSNLRDAIAKIKKIKSPSGIIIHSDHGHQYTSYEFKEVCEADNLIISQGRAYTCADNIVIESFHSLLKKGTIHNNSYSNLNEYIEDLKDWNAWYNWYKNSQFKLSYKNW, encoded by the coding sequence ATGGCGAAACTAGGTCAAAAATTTTTGAAATACTCTAATGAATATCGTGACAAAATTATAAAAAATTCTTTTGAAATTGGTATAGAAAACACAGCTAAAAACTTTGGGGTTTCAACAAACACAATAAAGACATGAAGAAGAAAGTTGAAACTTGAAGGTTCTGCGAACTCAAAAAAGAGAGGCAGAAGAATACAAATAATTGACTGAAAAAACATTGCAGAATTAACCAAATACACACTAGAAAATTACGGTAATTTTACCAGATACTCAAATGCTAAAAAAGCATTAATAGCAATGACACTAATCGAAAAAGGTACAACACAATCTTTAGCATTGGAGGTTCTTGGATTAAAAAGAACTACATTTTTGTATCAAATAAAAAAATCAAAAAGAGAAAAATTAGATCAAGTAGCATTCAAAGAAATTAAAAAAATTTTTGAAAAGCATAGATCACAATTTGGATATCGTCGAATAGAAACAGAACTCAAAAAGATGGGAATTAGATTTAATCACAAACGTATACAACGCTTAATGAAAAAGTATAATTTACGCGCCAAATGAGTTAGAAATGCTTTCAATAAAAGAGTAAGAAAAGTAGGCAAACTATCACCATACCCAGATTTGATTAAACGTCGTTTTAAACAAATTGATAAGCCTTTAACAGTTTTATATACTGATGTTACATATTTGGTTCATGGAAAATCAAAAGCATACCAGTCAACAATAATTGATGCTGCCACAAAAGAAATTATTGATTATAAAATTAGCTTTGCAAATAATAACAAATTAGTAATGAGTAATCTACGAGACGCAATCGCTAAAATTAAGAAAATAAAAAGTCCGAGTGGAATTATAATCCACTCGGACCACGGTCACCAGTACACAAGCTATGAATTTAAAGAAGTTTGTGAAGCTGATAATTTAATTATATCACAAGGTCGTGCATATACATGTGCAGACAATATTGTAATTGAATCATTTCACTCCCTCCTTAAAAAAGGAACTATTCATAATAATAGTTACTCCAATTTGAATGAATATATAGAAGATTTAAAAGATTGAAATGCTTGATACAATTGGTATAAAAATTCACAATTTAAATTAAGTTACAAAAATTGATAA
- a CDS encoding PTS sugar transporter subunit IIB — protein sequence MACTAGMSTSILLKKVEDAAYDSDYKIDIKATSVDEAKIIGENYDLILLGPQVSYEKEALQKILTIPVLVIDAETYSIGSGEKIINLIINTIGK from the coding sequence TTAGCTTGCACAGCTGGAATGAGTACTTCGATTCTTTTAAAAAAGGTCGAAGATGCTGCTTATGATAGTGATTATAAAATTGATATTAAAGCAACTTCGGTTGATGAAGCTAAAATTATTGGAGAAAATTATGATTTGATACTATTAGGTCCACAGGTTAGTTATGAAAAAGAAGCTTTACAAAAAATATTAACAATACCAGTTTTGGTTATAGATGCAGAAACTTACTCTATTGGAAGTGGAGAAAAAATAATAAACTTAATTATAAATACAATTGGAAAATAA
- a CDS encoding PTS transporter subunit EIIC, translating into MAEQQIFASKKEKRLAKKTKSSSGGSGSWNNFLTMLQELGKALQFPIAVLPFAAILNRFGALGLQYTSEILDNGSVLITNKVGYWISTLIQKPGAVPFENLPLLFAIGTAFGLAKDHRGEVALVALIFYMSLAALTAEHTLPEMFYKGVFTFEDNKGDMWSRLFYVPLYKEGTEASVENISGGKYILDIGVLGGIVSGCMSAFFYNKFKDIKLPTALSFFGGRRFVPMVALVAAIPVALLFSIIWPWIQYGLVSFGGLVANPNNPIVAVPGTAIYGVLNRLLLPFGLHQILNTFFWFQLPVGDFKVGPINGNVIGDPTFVNGDINAFANGMSNSGLFQSGFFPIMMGGMPCAALAMIMSSRKENRKEVAGFLGGVAAVSFLSGITEPLEFSFVFISPLLLLLHALMTGVFVAITTGMHIQIGFGFSAGFIDYLISFAQSWGIAKYHDSLVLSNPLWILVLSVGAGLAYYLVFYITITKMNLATPGREIKDDASINSNDLLDKELSNNSNITNKYDLMAAKIIKAVGEDNFVSIDNCATRLRLILKDNSLIDDKMVKLAGAFGTKRLGAEGAQIVIGPDVEHVANSIKKQLGIEWTHKFDS; encoded by the coding sequence ATGGCTGAACAACAAATATTTGCGAGCAAAAAAGAAAAAAGACTTGCAAAGAAAACAAAAAGTTCGTCAGGTGGTTCGGGGTCGTGGAACAACTTTTTAACAATGTTGCAAGAACTCGGTAAAGCATTGCAATTCCCAATTGCAGTTCTACCATTTGCGGCAATATTAAATCGTTTTGGTGCATTGGGTTTACAATACACATCTGAGATATTAGATAATGGTAGTGTATTAATCACAAATAAAGTGGGATATTGAATATCAACACTAATACAAAAACCAGGTGCGGTACCATTTGAGAATTTGCCTCTTCTATTTGCAATCGGAACTGCATTTGGATTAGCTAAAGATCATCGTGGAGAAGTTGCTCTAGTGGCATTAATCTTTTATATGTCACTGGCTGCATTAACAGCTGAGCATACTTTGCCTGAGATGTTTTATAAAGGCGTATTTACTTTCGAGGACAATAAAGGAGACATGTGGTCAAGATTATTTTATGTTCCTTTGTACAAAGAAGGTACTGAGGCATCGGTTGAAAATATAAGTGGGGGTAAATACATTCTTGATATAGGTGTATTAGGAGGTATTGTTTCTGGTTGTATGTCTGCATTTTTCTACAACAAGTTTAAAGATATTAAACTACCCACAGCTTTATCATTTTTTGGAGGTCGTAGATTTGTACCGATGGTTGCATTAGTTGCTGCTATACCAGTTGCATTATTATTTTCAATCATTTGACCTTGAATACAATATGGTTTAGTGTCATTTGGTGGGTTGGTAGCTAATCCTAATAATCCAATTGTTGCTGTACCTGGAACTGCAATTTATGGAGTATTAAATCGTTTATTACTACCTTTTGGTTTACACCAAATACTAAATACTTTCTTCTGGTTCCAACTACCTGTTGGTGACTTTAAAGTAGGTCCAATCAATGGAAATGTGATAGGAGATCCTACTTTTGTAAACGGAGATATTAATGCATTTGCCAACGGAATGTCAAATTCAGGATTATTCCAGTCTGGTTTCTTCCCAATTATGATGGGTGGAATGCCTTGTGCTGCTTTAGCCATGATAATGTCTTCAAGAAAAGAAAATAGAAAAGAAGTGGCAGGATTTCTTGGTGGGGTAGCAGCAGTTTCCTTTTTATCAGGAATAACTGAACCACTTGAGTTCTCATTCGTATTTATATCACCATTATTATTGTTATTACATGCTTTAATGACAGGTGTGTTTGTTGCAATAACTACTGGAATGCATATACAAATAGGATTCGGATTTAGTGCTGGTTTCATAGATTATTTGATCTCTTTTGCACAATCTTGAGGTATTGCAAAATATCACGATAGTCTAGTGTTGAGCAATCCCTTATGAATCTTGGTATTATCAGTTGGTGCTGGTTTAGCATATTATTTAGTTTTCTATATAACAATAACTAAAATGAATTTGGCAACACCTGGACGAGAAATAAAAGATGATGCCTCAATCAATTCTAACGACTTACTTGACAAAGAATTATCTAATAATTCTAATATTACTAACAAATATGATTTGATGGCAGCAAAAATTATAAAAGCTGTTGGTGAAGATAACTTTGTAAGTATCGATAATTGTGCAACAAGACTAAGACTTATTTTGAAAGATAATTCATTAATAGATGATAAAATGGTCAAATTAGCAGGAGCCTTTGGAACAAAAAGATTGGGTGCAGAGGGTGCTCAAATTGTAATTGGTCCAGATGTTGAACATGTTGCTAATTCTATTAAAAAACAACTTGGTATAGAGTGAACCCATAAATTTGACAGTTAA
- a CDS encoding DUF871 domain-containing protein — MKRRLGISIYPEQSSFEEDKQYLERAKEYGFEVLFTSVLHFANDEEFNNKAQKVLRSLKYAKSLGFYTILDVEYKSMRLLNLQMDNLGKCKQYGIDCLRLDSPSLPFEIATVTHNNEHIDIQLNMSNNDHLIDNVLDFQPVKSRISGCHNFYPMRFTGLPFEFFKKANKKFLKHGLETAAFVGSHFGKMTTAFDCKELPTLEEQRDLSIKEQAKILFYSNQIDTVLIGNAYASEEELKELSSLERYEITFDLKILTNISEVEKGVLNFEHFRRGDINEYFIRSTFSRVKYKDSSIEPNNLNKLYTYGDVVIVNNNDKKYKGELHIILKDNLEDTENKYNYIGRIKESEFRLFDFIKPWSHFRFSSEEL; from the coding sequence ATGAAAAGAAGGTTAGGTATATCAATTTATCCTGAACAATCATCTTTTGAAGAAGATAAACAATATTTAGAAAGGGCAAAAGAGTATGGTTTTGAAGTATTATTTACAAGTGTCCTTCACTTTGCTAATGACGAGGAATTTAATAATAAAGCCCAAAAAGTTTTGAGAAGTTTAAAATATGCTAAGTCACTTGGCTTTTATACAATATTAGATGTTGAATATAAATCAATGAGACTTCTCAATTTACAAATGGATAATTTAGGAAAGTGCAAACAATATGGAATTGACTGTTTGAGATTAGATTCTCCTAGTCTACCGTTTGAAATTGCAACAGTAACACATAACAATGAACATATCGATATACAACTAAATATGTCAAATAACGATCATTTGATAGATAATGTTTTAGATTTTCAACCAGTTAAAAGTAGGATAAGTGGTTGCCATAATTTTTATCCTATGAGATTTACAGGACTTCCTTTTGAGTTCTTTAAAAAAGCGAATAAGAAATTTTTAAAACATGGTTTAGAAACAGCTGCTTTTGTTGGTAGCCATTTTGGTAAGATGACAACTGCTTTTGATTGTAAAGAATTACCAACCTTAGAAGAACAAAGAGACCTAAGTATAAAGGAACAAGCCAAAATTTTATTTTATAGCAATCAGATTGATACTGTATTGATTGGTAATGCTTATGCATCTGAAGAAGAACTAAAAGAATTAAGTTCACTTGAACGTTACGAAATTACTTTTGATTTAAAAATACTAACAAATATATCGGAAGTTGAAAAAGGAGTTCTAAACTTTGAACACTTTCGAAGAGGAGATATTAATGAATACTTTATAAGATCAACTTTTAGCAGAGTAAAATATAAAGACTCGTCAATTGAACCAAATAATCTCAATAAGCTGTACACATACGGTGATGTTGTAATTGTAAACAACAATGATAAAAAATATAAAGGTGAACTTCACATAATACTCAAGGATAACTTAGAAGACACTGAAAATAAATATAATTATATAGGAAGGATCAAAGAATCGGAATTTAGGTTATTTGACTTTATCAAACCTTGAAGCCATTTTAGATTTTCGAGTGAGGAATTATAA